In uncultured Desulfovibrio sp., the sequence CCACCACCCGCATCAACCACATGCGCGGCCCCGTGGAATTCGACGATCTGCCCGCCAGCCGGACCATGGTGCCCTTTGAGCGCAACCCCGGCCGCTTTGTGCCCGTGCCGGCCGTGGCCCGCAAGCGGCATGCGGCCATCCTCGAGATCATGGAAAAGGCCCGTGCCCTGGCAGAGACCAGCCGCTTCAATACGGAGCATGGCGCCGATTCCCGCCTGGGCATCATCACCAGCGGCGTGGCCCGCAACTACCTGGCCGATGCCCTGGCCTCCGGCGGCTGGGAAGACCGGGTTCGCGTGCTGGAACTGGGCATGACCTGGCCCCTGCCCGAAAAGCGCATCACGGCCTTTCTGGAAAAGTGCGACCGCGTGCTCATTCTTGAGGAAGGGCCGGCCCTGCTGGAACATGACGTGCGTGCCCTGGCCCAGCGCGAAGGCTGCAAGGCCCTGCTGGAAGGCAAGGATGCCACCCTCACCGAGCTGGACGAATATTCCACCACGCTCACCCTGCGCCGTCTGGCGGCCTTTCTGGGCTGCCCCGCGCCGCTCAAGGGCAGCAATGCCCAGATTGCGGCCCTGCCCGGCCGTCCCCCCAATCTCTGTGCCGGCTGCTCGCACCGGGCGGTCTTCTATGCCGTGCGGCAGGTCTTTGGCGACGATGCCTACTATTCCAGCGATATCGGCTGCTATACCCTGGGCATGCTGCCGCCGCTCAAGTGCGCGGACTTTCTGGTGTGCATGGGGTCTTCCATTTCGGCCGGCAGCGGCTTTGCCCGGGCCTCCGGCAAGCCGGTGGTGGCCTTCATCGGCGATTCCACCTTCTTCCATTCCGGCATGACCGGGCTGGCCAATGCCGTTTTCAACCAGCACAATCTGCTGGTGGTCATTCTGGATAACGGCACCACCGCCATGACCGGCCATCAGCCCAATCCGGGCATGATGCAGGAAATGCTGGGTGACGATGCCTGCCACCTGGACATCGAGGCCATTGTGCGGGCCATGGGCGTGACCAGCTGCACCAAGGTGCGCTCCTTCAACGTCAAGGCCGTCATGAAGACGCTGGAAGAAATGAAGCAGCAGTCCGGCGTGCGCGTGCTCATCACCGAAGAACCCTGCGCCCTGTATGCCCGCCGTCAGCTCAAGAAGGTGCAGCCGCAGGTGGCCGAAGTGCGCGAACAGGGTCCCGATGCCGCGCACTGCCTGGAAACGCTGGCCTGTCCCGCGTTCTACAAGGACGGTGACGCCCTTGCCGTGGACGAAAGCCTCTGCTCCGGCTGCATGGTCTGTCTGCAGGTGGCTCCCCATTCCTTCAAGGCCCGGCGC encodes:
- the iorA gene encoding indolepyruvate ferredoxin oxidoreductase subunit alpha, which translates into the protein MSKHPLLDGGRGERHLLLGNEAIVRGALEAGVHMVTCYPGTPSSEVPDTFRRLGGKDRYKLEYAVNEKVAFEVAAGGALAGAMCLVTMKHVGLNVAADPLFTSAYTGLPGGLVILSADDPGCHSSQNEQDNRSYARAAMLPCFEPASAQEAHDMTREAFRLARELQQPVLMRTTTRINHMRGPVEFDDLPASRTMVPFERNPGRFVPVPAVARKRHAAILEIMEKARALAETSRFNTEHGADSRLGIITSGVARNYLADALASGGWEDRVRVLELGMTWPLPEKRITAFLEKCDRVLILEEGPALLEHDVRALAQREGCKALLEGKDATLTELDEYSTTLTLRRLAAFLGCPAPLKGSNAQIAALPGRPPNLCAGCSHRAVFYAVRQVFGDDAYYSSDIGCYTLGMLPPLKCADFLVCMGSSISAGSGFARASGKPVVAFIGDSTFFHSGMTGLANAVFNQHNLLVVILDNGTTAMTGHQPNPGMMQEMLGDDACHLDIEAIVRAMGVTSCTKVRSFNVKAVMKTLEEMKQQSGVRVLITEEPCALYARRQLKKVQPQVAEVREQGPDAAHCLETLACPAFYKDGDALAVDESLCSGCMVCLQVAPHSFKARRRN